AGCTGACCGGTCGCGACGGCATCAGGATCGACGATGTGTGGCAAGACGGTCCGCATGCTCATCAAACCGTCGCAATACCTGGATTTCCGAACTTCTTTATGATGTTGGGGCCACACAGCCCAGTGGGAAACTTCCCGCTGACAGCGGTCGCCGAATCTCAGGCTGAACACATAGTGCAGTGGATAAAGCGATGGCGCCATGGTGAATTCGACACCATGGAACCGAAGTCAGCTGCTACCGAAGCATATAACACGGTGTTGCGGGCCGCGATGCCGAACACCGTCTGGACCACCGGCTGCGACAGCTGGTACCTGAACAAAGACGGTATTCCTGAGGTTTGGCCATTTGCACCGGCCAAACACCGCGCCATGCTCGCTAACCTACATCCCGAAGAATACGACCTGCGACGCTATGCTGCGGTGCGCGCAACTAGTCGGCCTCAAAGCGCTTGAAGCCTATCGAGGTGCTGGACGGTGACGTTCGCGCGGGATCGGCCACTAATCCCGTTCTGACGGCGCTGACAAAGGTTATAGCGGTGACCATTGGCGCAGCTTCGGTATCGGCTTCGGGCACCGCTCGGCCGACGCGGCGCAGATACTCGGCCAATGGAGTAGCGGTCGCGCGCCAGCCTCGCTCATCGAACCATTCCGTGGCCCGCGCCCACCGCTCGTTGTAGACCATTTGAAAGAACCTGCGCGGGTCGCCTTGGGCGTTCGCGGCGCGTTCTCGTTCGAGCTTCGCTGCGAATTCGCAAGGGTCCAGTGGAGTTGCTTCCTCGACAGCAACGTGGCTACCGGGGCTAGCCAAGGTGTCGATGCCGATAAACAGGCGCTGCTGGGCCTCGGCCGAGAGATAGACCAGCAGGCCCTCGGCGATCCAAGCCGACGGCCGGTTGGCATCAAATCCGTTGTTACACAAGGCTATCTGCCACTCATCGCGCAGATCGACAGCAACCGACCGACGTTGGGCTCGCGGCCGTATGTGATAGTCGGCGAGCACCGCGTTCTTGAAGTCGAGGACCTGAGGTCGATCCAACTCGAAGATTGTTGTCCCGATTGGCCATTGCAATCGGAATGCACGGGAATCCAATCCTGCAGCCAAGATGACCACCTGCTTCATGCCGGCGGCCGTTGCCCGGGAGAAATACTCGTCGA
Above is a window of Mycobacterium tuberculosis H37Rv DNA encoding:
- a CDS encoding S-adenosylmethionine-dependent methyltransferase (This region is a possible MT-complex-specific genomic island (See Becq et al., 2007 PMID:17545187).), giving the protein MRTEDDSWDVTTSVGSTGLLVAAARALETQKADPLAIDPYAEVFCRAAGGEWADVLDGKLPDHYLTTGDFGEHFVNFQGARTRYFDEYFSRATAAGMKQVVILAAGLDSRAFRLQWPIGTTIFELDRPQVLDFKNAVLADYHIRPRAQRRSVAVDLRDEWQIALCNNGFDANRPSAWIAEGLLVYLSAEAQQRLFIGIDTLASPGSHVAVEEATPLDPCEFAAKLERERAANAQGDPRRFFQMVYNERWARATEWFDERGWRATATPLAEYLRRVGRAVPEADTEAAPMVTAITFVSAVRTGLVADPARTSPSSTSIGFKRFEAD